The genomic segment ATCTAAGATGGTCCCACTATTGGCCACCAGCACCATGAGTTCTGTATTGAGGAGCTTTGACCAACACTATGGCTGCATTTTAAACTGATATTTCTGAGAGAGCCTGCCTGGTTTCCACAGAACAATCTTTATACTCATTAAGGCCAAATCCCTTTACCAGAGCTGTTTCTAGGACAAAATGCATGATGCTAAAGGGAAACTGTACCTTGGAGTTGAAGTCACGTTGAAGACgtggggatttaaaaacaaacaaacaaaccccagtctgttctggttaaaaaaaataaggtttcTCTCCTAACAGATATGATCTATAgacttacttaaaattttaattctaaatattaaAGGCTTCTAGCAAGGCAAGAACCTTATTCTAGCTATAGGGGACCTAAATACCTTATTCCGGTAGTTAGACTCTGCATGTGTTCATCAGATCTGTTGATAATACACTGGGTGTTGATTGGGCAAAACTGAATAGCTGAAAAATTGCTGTGTATCCATCTTCCCTCAAAGATTTGCCCTTCTTTTGCAAGGGAAGTCAGAGCACACTTTTTGAGTAGGGGAAGTGAACCTTGGAGCTAGAGTGAACCTGACTGATGACCTAAGTGGAACTAAGAAAACAGGTGGTGGGAGCCATAAAAGTGTCTCCCTCTAACGTATTTAACCAACCCCATGGGAGAGAAGAATATCCTGGAAGAAAGGAACAACTTAAGCAGACGTTACTCATCTGATGAAGCTCATCCCACTGCCATAGCTGGTAAAATGTGCTAGAATTTAATCAACTCATATCTGCATCACATTTGGGTAGAAGATTTACTGCTAGCTCTCTAAGCCAAAAATCTGCTAAAAGCCAAGATTATGTCATACCGCCTTAAAAAATATGGTGGGGCTTTTTCATAGTCTCTATTTCCCAATTTAGTATCCTCTCCCCATAAGACTATGGCTCTAACTTCTGAGTAATTTAACAaaaccattcttttttcttcaatgaGTGTTTCTTCGGGAAATTAGGCGAGCAATTCCCTGGCGGATCTGCTTAGTCTTGACACTATAAATGATGGGGTTCATCACAGGAGGTGTCAACAGGTAGGTATTGGCCATGATAACATGGACTAGTAGAGAGGCATGCTTTGCAAAGCGGTGGGTCACAGATAAGCCAACCATGGGAACATAGAGAACCAGAACAGCCAGAATATGAGAGAGACAGTTGTTGAGGGCCCGGAGCCGCTCAGTCCAGGAGGCTGTGCTCAGGATACTTTTCAGGATGAGTGAGTAGGACAGCACAATGAGCAGAGGGTCCAACACAATTATAAGCAAAACCAGAACAAATGCATACCAACTGTTGAACCGGATGTCACCACAGACCAGGCGAATCAAGTCCTGGTGGAGGCAGTAGGAGTAAGAGAGAAGGTGGGAGTGGCAGAAGGGCAGACGCTTGagcaggaaaagggagggaagaacagCAAGCACACAGCGGCAAATGATGGCTAACCCAATCCTGCCAATGACTTCGTTGGTGAGGATGGTGGCATAATGGAGGGGGTGGCAGATGGCAACATAGCGGTCAAAGGACATGGCCAACAACACAGAAGATTCCATAAAAGAGAATCCATGGAGAAAGAAGAGCTGGGCAAAACAGGCCTCAAAGCTGATCTTATGAACATTGAGCCAGAGGAGTGGCATGAGTGTGGGCAGGGTGGTGAGGGTTAGACCCAGGTCAGTCAGGGCCAGCATAGAGAGAAACAGGTACATGGGCTGGTGGAGGGTTGGCTGTTTGCTGATGACAGTGAGAATGGTGGTGTTGCCCATGATGGAGATGGTGTAGAGACAACTGAAGGGGATGGAGATCCAGATGTGGGAGGCCTCATATCCAGGGATGCCCGTGAGGATGAAGTAGAAGGGATATTTGGTGGTGTTAGTCCCCTCAGACATGATGAATAAATGCAAAACCAGAATCTGTGTGTTCTGTAATTAGAATTCCATCAGTGGGATTCTACCATAGGGTCATTATCTGTTCAATCCAGGACCCAGTTATATATACGGGATCGTTTTGTAATACCACTGAGTACCAAAGCACTAACAAATAGAACTGTGGACTCTTTTGCCATACATTTCTGTTTACCATTACCTCATTGTTCAACTTCTTTGTCCACCACTATGCACTAAAATTTAGCTTTATGCTTCCTGAAAACCTTGTAATTTATTTCCAACCAGTCCTTGTATATAGgtatatttacatacacatatgcatCTACTAACTGAATTTTTCTCATCAATATATTGCAACAGTGTGCAGCCAAGATGGGGGCCCAAATAtggatttataatggggtccagaactcaagctgtccaggaaatactagaaaaatatatataggatgtcctcaccccacaagcctgagctgggggaagggacacatggagcagggccattcagagctgttttgtatagcaacagctgtgcagctaacctctggcatggtcctttaacatatctataaccttgaactggtttcatggatatgttaaatagctgtggccatgctttgagctcGGGAGATGGGAGtcacttccacccaagatgtaactgacaagcaactccccctggttgcagcacctgcatgagagcttggagaagattggcttcatgccatggggccacacctgcccagacttactactGCAGCCTAGTAaggctggaagaatacgggaatgttggcaggtgtagctgattgtaggaggagtaggaaatggggctgcagaggaagactggctctgggatttaaacccaggcacggcagccatactCAAGAGAGAACCACATGGGTTtggcagcaaaggagagaggaccatgcagctttgaagaagggagagaggacaacggggctttggcagagtgggtaCCCAGtggcggcaacacagctgatggtgccaggagcctgaattaTGGACTTGTACTTGTTTTCCTGATATATGGTACCTAccccagactggacagagggagaaggaaggactgtgtgcacctGTGGGTATTCTatagaactttagtattttaatgaagacattaagtcattactctaagtctgtgtaacttttaaataaataatttctttccttttcaccagtctgtgGATTGAGATGTGTCTTTCCactggcagtgggcaaggtgaacctagtaaaTGTggtggggggacccccagagagaaaggggggtcctttcaGTAACAGCATATTGTTCCCCCctcgggtctgttctgtaacaatatcaataatatttttataatcaaattcagagacttcatttatattttacatgacaCACAAAAATAAGATTCTGGTCACTATTTTATGCTATTAAATTGAATGGAAATGATCTTGAAAGAGGGAAGTTTCATCACAATGCCCAGGGGTCTTCTTTGAGCAACCACATGGAAAACAGTAACACTTACCTTTATATGGAGCATTAGAGTAGAAGCAGACCTTGGGGGAAACGTCACAAGTTCAGTTTGTACATGCTGAATGTGGTGTTCATAGCAACTATCTAAAAGAAATGACAGTGAAGCACGTGGATATGAGATCCAGGTATAGAagaccgttctgcatggcatGGACCCAGGTcgcactcggaaaagccagtggggagcaaggtctgacacacaggacccacgcccatggaaaggttctcctgtggggaatcgggcctgcattgtacctgggctgctttgagacttgctttttgctaaaactccctcaccctgaattgaggtttaatgcacatctttaaagtaacttcctaaaatctatgctaaacctcccaaggatgagtataaccagttcaaccacttttcccttgacatttgcaaatatccttccttttggatgtaattagcaacatcctctcttttgttttctgtaaccacctaaagggaacctgtgcacagtaaatgaggaccatcctcaatgtaatgtgcccagaaaagcaataaaagcctgttgaGGCAAGGCTGGCGGGCTCTCCTCTTGAAAGAGTGGCTGtcctgttccttttcctccataggccttggtagtccatgtgaatttgtccattgcagccacaacacgcGGATCCcgtgggccgggatctgcatcatcCAGGAGGACAGAGTAGAAGCCTGCTGGAGGTGGGGATTCCCAGACATAATGATGGTGGCTGAGAACCTAGGAGTTGAAATGCTAACCCAGGCAAGAACTTAGGGTGAAATGGAGAGAGATTGAGCTAAGCTctataaagaaatgtaaaatttaacAGTTTGGTTGTTGTGGaagaagaagcaaagaaaactaaaaaagctACTCAGAGAAGTGgatgaaaaagataaagaaaataggagTCACagaagccaaaaaataaaagattggtCATCACAGTTCAGCTCAGACATCCAGTAAAATGAATTCTGAAAAGTCTATTCAATTTAAGGATGCAGATGTCAGTAGGAACCTTTTGGAAAGACACTTCAGTAGAATGATAGGAGAAGATGGTAAATTAAAATGGTCGAAAGGATTGGAGGCAATTTCTGTAAATTATGTATTGGAAAAGGTATGTCTATACTACCCCCATATGGGATAAGTGCCGGCTGTTATTCTTTAAATAAAGGGATGAATAtaacttttgtaaataaagactTATTAATCTTTAGAGTGCTCTGAGAATGAAAGCTTGGACCTTTCAGAAAATACACAATGCAGTTAATGGGTTACTATTTATGGAATCTAAGCATATTTGACACAAAATGTCCATAAATGCCAAACTAAGAATTCCTAGAAAATCGTTAAACTCTAGAATTTAAGACATAATGCAAGGTAGtgtcagggaaaagaaaaaagaagatcaaataaaaatggagttttttgaattagaaaaataaaaaagaataaaaacattcaaaaattatTCCCGAAAGAATCAGTGTAATTTGAATACCTCTAGTAAATTtgatcaagaaaaagaaacataggcaaccatttagaaataaaatataatgagatGGCCAAAACTGTAGAGAAATTGTAAAGGCTGTTAGGTGGTTACCAGTAAAATAGTAAACAATAGGAATTTGGATGTCCTTTAGAACTTAAACAGcaaatcaaaagacaaaagacCAGAGCAAAGGTTTTTCAAACTTTTCAGCACAAAGTCCTAATAGATTTGACTCAGGTATCGGAGgtattaaaaatttctaaaacattttaagtaaaggACGTGCCCATAACAGACATGTTTGGCCCTTTGTAgaagcataaaagaaagaaaatcctggaggcaAATGGTGGTGGTGTCCAACCAAGCATTGCAGGGGTGAGTCTTAGTCATATCTCCAGGAGATGGCGTGTACCATTATATGATGGCCGCCAGAGGCCTTTTGGCTTTGTACTATTTAACATTTAATCACTGATTGCATTCTTACTCTGAGCCAGAAACTATTGAGTATAATTTGGATcccaaaattttttttattgcttgaaTAAtggcacattttttttcatgcatGTGGTATAGTAGATACCCCTTATTCCTGGGGGTTACTTTTTAAGACCCTCAGTGGATGTCTGAAACCAAAGATAGTATTAAACCCTATTATACTATTTTTCTATATACACACACCTATAaaagattaatttataaattaggcggagattaacaacaataactaataataaaatagaacaagtaCAACAATATATTGCAATGAAAATTATGCCGACGTCACCTGTCTCTCTCTGGCAACTGATATGATAACCGAGAAGGCAACTCAGGGACTACGGGACAGGTAGGGTACCTGCATCTAGCAGGGACGTGCTGCACACAGGTATGATTCACGTCCAGggtgggatggagcaggacaCAGTGGGATTTCATCATGTTACTCataatggcatgcaatttaaagcccataaattatttatttcttgaattttctgtttacttttcagACTGCAGTGGATTGCCGTAACTAAAAATTGTGAAGAGATGTGGTGggtaaggggggactactgtatttccctttgttttcataCTTCGGTTTCCTTTGGCTTGGTTAGTATACACATTAATGGAGAGACATAATTGATTGTGACAGAATTCTATTATTTATGGGTTAACAAACCTAAGACTCAGAATTCTATGAAATTTTTTACTAAGCATAAAATAATGccagattttaagaaattttgaaattcaaggcctaagattttccttatgatttCCAAATTCTTTCTAGCTTCAGTATTTCAAACTTCAGTATATCCTTTACAAGTGACACGTTTTGTGCTGTGGTTGAATATAACTGAGAGAGTCCATGTGATCTGTGATAGCAGTGGACGGTGGAGAGTAGGAGATAGCAAGAGGGCCAGCAGCAGTAGTGTTTGCAGAGAAATTACCGTGTGTTAGATACTCTTCCtagatatttacttattttaactcAATAATTACGTAACTAATATCTGTTATTTAGATATCAGTCAGGACCATAGTGGGGCCATCACATGGTGTTAAGTCAGGGAGTGACATGATTACATTTTTAGTTGAGAGACAGGGTGTGGGTCAGCACAAAACAAGATAGAATTAGGGGGAAATTACCCTTTCTGAAGAGAAATGGGTGCTACATATGAATGTATGTGTATCTGTGAGTATGTGTATGTGCTTACCACCACATGCTCGTGTGGGAAACAGGACAAGAAAGAGAACACGACAGGAGACATGGTAGATCGTTCAAAGTGTATTAAAGAGTACAGAATTTAAAGACTTATACTAGAATCTTTTGACCTAAGACGGGTTGAAAGCCAATGGGTATGTGTTAGGAAAAAAAACTCAAGTCTTAATATCAGTAAAAACCTGGTAATTTTTCTGTGCTGTAAAGCACTTATTTGTAGTTTCTAAAGTAACTCTAGGTAGGAAAAGTTCTTGGAAACTCTGTACCAGGTGCAGACGGTGAGGACTTTGCATTAGGTGTGGGGTAGTTTCTTGAGAtccttaggtttcttccagcccTCCTTCTTTGCTTCTGTGACTTATCCTTGTGTGTTAAGGTCTAGACTCAGTAACCAGCAAATATTGGTGAAATGATTTCTTTACCTTCATATTGGCTTCTCATCTCTCAAGTTCTTACAAGAAGGTAATACAATTCATTAGCCCCTGGCTGGTTCATGCTGGCTTCTGCTCATTCCTCGTGAGatgctttcttgctttctttgaaCTTACCTCTTTCTGAGATTTGGTGAACAATTTACAGGACAGACAGGAAAACGAgtaaaaataggaacagagggAATACCCCCCAGAAAAGGCCAATTTTCAGGGTAGGATTTGTTGGTAGGTGATCTGCCGATGTTTACCAATACACACTGAAAAGTCTTCAGCGTTGATTACCACAAGTTTGGTGTAAAAGAGAATAATGGCATCAGGACTATGTTTTGAACTCAGATGGAGGACAGTCATAAATCTCGTGATGaactatttcatttcatgttcCCTACTTGTCACATCCCCATCCCACCTTTTGTCAAAACATCTCTGACAGGGGTTGGCTGCATTCTCTCCTTGCCTCTATGGAGTATCTCCTGTTCTCACTTCCTACGTGTCCCCCTCCTCTTATTACTGATCATCCATGGAACAGTCCAGCCTTACCTTTGTGCTTTCTTGTTCATTCACTGCTCTCTCTGGCTTCTATTTGCTTATCTGTGGCTGAGTGTTGCACATGGTCCTGAAGATCCTGGGCTGGAATGCAGAAGGCAGGTGGAAACCTCTGGATCTTATAGGAATCTTACAGGAATATTGAGATTGTGCTCTGAGCCCTGAGGCCTCAAGGGACAGAACCAGGAAAAATAACAGTACCTGAGTGTTAAACATTTTCTGAGTGTTAACCATTACCAATAATTGAGTTAGCAGACTTAAAGGGATGTGAAGATTTTGTTAGATGACACGGAAAAGACATAGTCTGTATTGGggtagaattttttttcagtgattaCTAATTTCCTTCTGCTTCCTACAGTAGCTTATGTAGTTTTGAAAAAGTCTATTATGTTGAAAGTTACTGCTTCATTTTGTCCTCTTGAATATGACCAAACTCAGATTTAATACAGCTGGACAATTTAGGGGAAGCTATCCCAGATCTCTTTATATTCAAAATTCAGAAAGGCAAAATGATATTTTCTCTTACAGGGAACATGGGGTTTCCTCTTTCAGTGTCTCCCATTATTAACATTGACATACATTGTCCTTTACTTCTTCCCTAGGAGGCTTGATCTTTGCTCAGGCAAGAAAGGTCTGTGATGCCCGCCATCAAGAGACagatggacatggaaaacagtgcggtgattgcagcagggagggggatgtatggtaatggaaaaaaggcaataaaaacttagaaaaagagagaacaaataaTCTAGGGTTTTATATAGACTTTATTTAGATTATCGTTCTCTCCAGACAGTGGAATCAGCAGCTATTTCTGTGTTCATTGTGAGTGTTTCTCTCGTTTTCTACCAGTGAAAGCACAGCGTTTCTGCCAACATGGCTTGTCTTCATCCTCTATGTGGCTTACTTGGCATTTAAGATCTAGTCTGTTCCAAGAAGTATCCACCTCTTTACATTCCCCTCTGCTTCCATAGGGACATTATGGTTATGAAGTTATAAACCCTGAAAATGTAGAAGTTAAATAAGGAACACAATCTGATTGGGAATGTGGTAGATAGTACATTTGAGATGTAGTTTTAATATATGCTTAGTCCATGTTCAGTAGTTAGGGCTTAAAAGAggtaatttaaaatagaaaaataaagcattaaacTAAACACTGTATTTGTCGGTATAAAGATCAACAGTCAAAGttgataaaatattgataatactGATAATTCTTGAAGTTAAGTTTGAAAATAGAGTATATGAAAATTCTTTataatattctctattttattcatatttgaacattttccagataaaatgttttaaaaatacggTAGTAGGTAGAAGATGGTGGCAGACTGTGAAGTCCATTAActtcattgttttcattattgtttataGTGAAAGAGTAGACACTGTCTGAAAAAAATCCCCAGAACATTATACTTGTTGTTTTGTATGGCTCACAAAATAAAcattgcttttacattttttaaaatcaatttttattgttattctattacagttgtctcagtgtTTTCCCTTTTGCcatcctctgcccatcccacccctgctcccacagtccattccTACACTGGgacattgtccatgtccatgggtcactcatgcAGGTTCTTTGTCCagtccctcccctttctctctctgattgtctcccttccttcccctcccctctggtcactttcagtcttcTCCATGTTTcaatgcctgtggttctattttgttggttagtttattttgttcattagattccacttataggttagatcatatggtatttgtctttcaccaactgtcTTATTTCACATAGCTTATTTCAATCAcagattgaaaaataaacaaaatgcaatgTTTTTTGACCCatgataattatataaatttcaaaattcagtGTCCATATATAaaggtttttttctattttcatacttggtctatattttttttattgttcttcaactacagttgtccccattttccccctacccaCCCCATCTTCCACACTCAATCCTaacccccttggctttgtccatgggtcctttgtacatgttccttgactacggttccccttctttcccccattatcccctccccacttccctctggttactgtcagtttgttctttatgtcaatgtctctggttctatgttgctcacttgtttgctttgttgattaggttccacttataggtgagatcacatggtatttgtctttcactgcctggcttatgctaagtgaaataatccataTACAAAGTTCTTTTGGAATATAATCATGCTCATTTATTGTTGCATTGTCTGTGGCTACAGTGGCCACACTACGGTGGCCCAACTGAGTAGTTCTGAAAGAAGCTGTATcacccacaaaacctaaaatatttactctctggtccttcacagaaaaaaatattgccaacCTATGACATAGTAGTAAATGTCCAAAGAGTTAAGCAAatttcaaagaaatggagatacaAATATTCTCATgcttatgaaatgcttttcacTCTCACTTAAAGTAGAATGTAATTGAAATCAAATTGAGATAgtttttttattcataatattaccaaaattttaaataatgttaaaacaGAGTGGTTGGCAAAGGAATGATGAAAGAAACACTTTCACAATTGCTGATGGGATAGTTAGTAGTATGACTTATATGAGAGGAAATTACAATACTCTagctataaaaattataaatacacacaattatttattcagcaattccaatttaaaaaattagtttatgaGTGCATTCCTATGTGTTAAAATTGACATGTGTATACAAGATTATTAACTATAATATTATTTATGAGAGCACCAAAAGTGGAAGCAAACCAGATATTCCTTAACTGGGAACTGAAATAAATTCTGGTAATATACAACatactctaataaataaataaaatattatgtagatgcaaaaataaatgataatgttCTTTATGTATTGGTTATGAATTATCTCAAAGATATATGTTTACATTAAAATCCAGTAGAGGACAGTGCATAATTTTCACTAGAAAAAGTATAATgcacatactgtattttgctgtgtataatgtgcacttttttgcccaaatttttgagggaaaaatgaggatgcaCATTACACGTGGGTAGTTCTAATTTTGTatctatagaaatgtttttaattctctaatTCATGCTTATGCAGTAAAAGTgaaactctagaaagcagtaatgatatccgtatgcaaaataataccctggaatacgataatcggttttgtttctatatataaataaataaataattgaatgaaaaatagtaagaattttttcctgaaagtttgggcccaaaatgtGGGTACACACAATACAAGATAAAATATGGTAATTTCTTGTTTATGTATAAATGCTttcctaaaaagaaatatttcctaaaagaaatataataataaaaattgttgaCTTTGGAGAATTATCAGGATTATTAAAATATAGTGACTTaagtttatattttcaatatatgcAGTTGAATAGGAAGTTCAACTCTGTGAATGTCTAACATTGTCAATATTTAcacataaatgtaaatttaacACAATTGAAACTGCATGTAGTGTCTTGTGCTTCTTGAATATTTGGCTCATGCTTTATAtctgttttggaaaatatttatgttattatattCAAATATCACTTTTCCCCAGGAAATTCTCTTTCTGAGGCTCCAATTAGATGTGTATTTAACCTTTCCAGCAAATACCATGTCCAttaaggattttttctttttttttcaaacttatgATTTACTTTCTTCTACATTCTTGAATATACTGAGCCAGTCCAGATCCATACACtgcaattttacaaaaaaatggaaaaaatgaaataaaccaaaaatggattacatcttatatattttttcacatctCATGATGATGCCGACTTTACCGTGgggtaatttcttttttcacGAAAGTCTATACTCCAATGTTGTGCTATCTTGTTCTGAATAACAGGAAATCATCCAAGGATTTTCAATTTGTTACATAGTAGCAGAATTCCTATTTTTCAACCTGATAATCTCCTGTAAATGTGTGATCCATGACACTCATGAACTTAGGTTTCAGAGCTAAATAATTCtccaattaaaagtaaaaatatttaaagtagaaaaaaagaaaagacaaatctcCAATTTCCCCGTATTGTACAAGAACACAGAGATGTGATGCACTGAGTTCCCAGGCGCCCTGCCTTGGCTCCTCACTAGTTAGAAGACTGGCTGCTTTCTTTAACCACCAAGTGAAAGCTGTACTTCATACATCGCGAGGGATGGGAGGAGTTTTGGGACATGCCCTGGACAGCAAACTGGCCACGGTTATAGCAGGGGTGCCCTGGTCGTAGCTCTGATTCAGGCTGTGCCTTTTTTATCTCTCAACACCTTCTCATGAGGAAATGGGAAGGTACTGGGCATGGTGTCATGGACCTTAGCCAAAAGCTCACTGATTATCTGTACATATAAGAAAGCACCCCACATCGATCTACAAAGGTAATACTCATCCTTTCTCACAGCTACCTAATACAGTGTGGATACATATgatggcttttattattattatttcatcattttttgttattctgttacagttgtctcaatttattttttcattgtctttatctTTTCACATCTTTATATTCTggattattttccaaattatttttcaaaactttgattctttcttcatttgtgtCTAATATGATTAAACCTATCCATTCagcttttaatttcagtttttttagttctataatttccattttatttttatttagttttactttgtgGCTTGAAATCTACATCTTGCAATTCAAGTTCTAGGCATAATtattcaaacttattttaaacGTTTGAGTATTTTAACTCCAATAGCTGGATCTTTCATTGATCTAccccttttgccttttttttcctcttggtttCTTCAATCCTTGTATTTTGCATATCCGGTTATACTTTAATGAAGGTCATAACAATTATAAGGATAATTTGAGATGCTGATTAATATCTTTCTGATGAAAGTATTACATCTGATTAAAGTGACCAACCACCTCAGTTTGTGGCTAAAGAGTTTTCCAGGATGTTGTACTTTCTGAGATAAAGTGAGGAAAGTCCTAGAAAAAAACTGAGATTGTTGGTCACCTTAATGttaattttagtaaaattagGTAGTGAGTTGATTTAACTAATTATATTAGGCTAAGACTATTTCTACTTTTCTCTCACTTCAAAGTGTAAATTTTCTAGAATCCAAGTAATTGCCTAGGAATTTACTGGTCCTCCCCACTCCTGGAGGGTCTTGGTGTTTCTCTACATTCCAGCCTTTTCATACTACTGTGAGCTCTTATCATTTTatcagctattatttttaaatcgaCAAATTCCTAAAGTGGGAAAATAGCACAAAATATAACACTtacttttctgtttcccttgtcTTTGGAATCTTTATATTCCCATTTCACTGGATGTTCTTTGAAGTTGTTTACAAAATACTTCTCTAACTTTTCTAATTGTTCTTGGTAGGCAGATTACTTTGAAACAAACTAACATTGCAATGCATGTGGAAATGCCTATaatatttcatgattttttctCAAGTGTTCTAATTTACAGTTTAGCTTCATAACTATCTGAATTAAATGATTTGTCATTTTGCCctgttgaagaaataaaaggatcaAGAAAG from the Desmodus rotundus isolate HL8 chromosome 5, HLdesRot8A.1, whole genome shotgun sequence genome contains:
- the LOC128781106 gene encoding olfactory receptor 51Q1, whose translation is MLHIKNTQILVLHLFIMSEGTNTTKYPFYFILTGIPGYEASHIWISIPFSCLYTISIMGNTTILTVISKQPTLHQPMYLFLSMLALTDLGLTLTTLPTLMPLLWLNVHKISFEACFAQLFFLHGFSFMESSVLLAMSFDRYVAICHPLHYATILTNEVIGRIGLAIICRCVLAVLPSLFLLKRLPFCHSHLLSYSYCLHQDLIRLVCGDIRFNSWYAFVLVLLIIVLDPLLIVLSYSLILKSILSTASWTERLRALNNCLSHILAVLVLYVPMVGLSVTHRFAKHASLLVHVIMANTYLLTPPVMNPIIYSVKTKQIRQGIARLISRRNTH